A stretch of Macrobrachium rosenbergii isolate ZJJX-2024 chromosome 12, ASM4041242v1, whole genome shotgun sequence DNA encodes these proteins:
- the LOC136844133 gene encoding uncharacterized protein — MALIRWIILGAGSFASIQISRWTDSTTVLRYIRNDQARYQTFVVNRVSMIRDGSDQNEWRYVISEWNPADNASHSKQSKRWRTGPDFLLKEECFRPAEPAHMSNSVEGLEVRREIGSKKAQVCKTISSGVGSDHRHMGLHKIIHRYSKWIRLLRAVGWFILFGRYLMYKHRQQLSEINMQLSTQVMSLAETVVVQVAQRMDYEVEIASLDKGNTIRVSSSLRRLKPILRNGLLCIGGRLSLANIAPSERHPIILPYNGHLTDMVIQYYHEHSNHMGIMHVLGLMREKFWVIKGNAVVRRVLGKCVKCRKVHGKVIEQQMADLPPNHVEAGKLPFYRTRVLDSSYEFLGDNKLRNELLQGGVEFIFNPPGASHFGGAWEQLIGIVGRVLHVVLGTQQLDYEGLCTLFCEVEATVNSRPLTIVTSDSRDPAPLTPNKLLNMGDSPPGRDIATGGYSRQRWKQVQYMAEQFWARWKREYLLGLQQ, encoded by the exons ATTTCAAGGTGGACAGATTCAACAACTGTCTTGCGGTATATTAGGAATGATCAAGCAAGATACCAGACATTTGTGGTGAATCGTGTTTCTATGATAAGGGATGGCAGTGATCAGAATGAGTGGAGATATGTTATCTCTGAATGGAACCCAGCCGACAACGCATCACATTCCAAGCAGTCCAAAAGGTGGAGAACAGGGCCGGATTTCTTGTTGAAGGAGGAGTGTTTTCGGCCAGCAGAGCCAGCTCACATGTCCAACAGTGTGGAAGGATTAGAAGTTAGGCGTGAGATAGGTTCCAAAAAGGCTCAAGTCTGCAAAACAATTAGCTCCGGGGTTGGGTCGGATCATAGGCATATGGGTTTGCATAAAATCATCCACCGCTACTCAAAGTGGATCAGGCTCCTCAGAGCCGTGGGTTGGTTTATACTATTTGGTAGATATTTAATGTACAAACACAGGCAGCAGCTTAGCGAGATAAATATGCAGTTGTCCACGCAAGTTATGAGCTTGGCAGAGACTGTGGTTGTGCAGGTGGCACAGCGTATGGATTATGAGGTAGAGATAGCAAGTCTTGATAAGGGCAACACCATTAGGGTTTCCAGCTCCTTAAGAAGATTGAAACCAATCCTGAGAAATGGGCTGTTGTGCATTGGAGGGAGGTTATCACTGGCAAATATCGCCCCGAGTGAAAGGCATCCAATTATTTTGCCATATAATGGCCACTTGACCGACATGGTTATTCAGTATTATCATGAGCATTCCAACCATATGGGCATAATGCATGTTCTGGGTCTAATGAGGGAGAAATTTTGGGTGATTAAGGGCAATGCAGTGGTGAGGCGTGTGCTAGGAAAATGCGTCAAGTGTCGCAAGGTACATGGAAAGGTTATCGAGCAACAAATGGCCGATCTACCACCCAATCACGTGGAGGCAGGGAAGCTACCCTTCTATCGCACCAGG GTTCTCGACTCCAGTTATGAGTTCTTGGGAGACAACAAGTTGCGAAACGAGTTGCTCCAGGGTGGGGTGGAATTCATTTTCAATCCTCCAGGTGCCTCACATTTTGGAGGAGCATGGGAACAATTGATAGGTATTGTGGGGAGGGTCCTACACGTAGTCTTGGGAACACAGCAATTGGATTATGAAGGACTATGTACTCTCTTTTGTGAGGTGGAAGCAACAGTTAATAGTAGGCCCCTTACCATTGTCACCTCAGACAGTAGAGACCCAGCTCCACTCACACCAAACAAGCTTTTAAACATGGGAGATTCACCCCCAGGGCGTGACATCGCAACAGGTGGCTACTCCAGGCAGAGATGGAAGCAGGTGCAGTATATGGCCGAGCAGTTCTGGGCACGTTGGAAACGTGAATACTTGTTGGGGTTACAACAGTGA